The Leptospirillum ferriphilum genome contains a region encoding:
- a CDS encoding methyltransferase family protein yields MESRENFPLQPPGKQFQEGTCLYKARIPVYLLIFLILWRLNQSGGNPLLSRLLVSPFSGALYLKAGVLICWWVYLAGVFFRFLGTAYIGRQKIWSVKIRKENTQTTGPFRYLRHPVYAGSLLIIFSLAPLCSPQGALFLLSTAGLFTYYLARQEETILDDHQKGGKQGSSQGSSINRFWPKKGFFTFLRNEGMREIGKKKKRFSFPSFTILLSGQGFSFLASVFLFGHSGMHF; encoded by the coding sequence ATGGAATCAAGAGAAAACTTTCCGCTTCAACCTCCAGGGAAACAGTTTCAGGAAGGCACCTGTCTATACAAGGCCCGCATTCCCGTCTACCTTCTCATTTTTCTGATACTCTGGAGATTGAATCAGTCCGGTGGAAATCCACTGCTTTCCCGTTTATTGGTATCGCCATTCAGCGGGGCCTTGTACTTGAAAGCAGGCGTCCTCATTTGTTGGTGGGTTTATCTTGCCGGAGTCTTTTTTCGGTTTCTTGGAACAGCCTATATCGGAAGACAAAAAATCTGGTCTGTAAAAATCCGAAAAGAGAATACGCAGACAACAGGTCCATTCCGATACCTCCGGCATCCAGTTTACGCTGGCTCTCTCCTGATTATTTTTTCCCTCGCTCCTCTTTGTTCTCCTCAGGGAGCTCTTTTTCTTCTCAGCACTGCTGGACTGTTCACATACTATCTTGCCCGGCAGGAAGAGACGATTCTTGACGATCACCAGAAAGGGGGCAAACAAGGTTCCTCCCAAGGTTCCTCCATTAACCGGTTTTGGCCGAAAAAAGGATTCTTCACTTTTCTCCGGAACGAGGGAATGAGGGAAATCGGAAAGAAAAAAAAGAGATTTTCTTTTCCGAGTTTTACAATATTGCTTTCGGGGCAGGGTTTTTCGTTTTTGGCATCAGTCTTTCTGTTCGGGCATTCTGGTATGCATTTTTAG
- a CDS encoding SAM hydrolase/SAM-dependent halogenase family protein, with protein MRESPLISLATDFGYSDPYVGVLKAVFYSHLKNPRIVDITHNLPLFRPDLALPFLLDSLPWFPPDSYHLVIVDPGVGSERQGILMRGSFGWVVLPDNGLPHQLLKWMGPLEVYLLNKSSFPKENSSPTFQARDFFAPALVRLIQENPLLEFSSPIKTEMLKTIPEQPSGSCLVWNTDHFGNILLGYHVKTPPAEVDILLGGEKIPFVGRYQDIRPGELGILVNSSHWLEIFSREDSAAKRLNVKTGERIPVRIVGGEGRSL; from the coding sequence TTGCGAGAGAGTCCCCTGATCAGCCTTGCAACGGATTTTGGATACAGCGATCCCTATGTCGGAGTTCTGAAAGCCGTATTTTACTCTCACCTCAAGAATCCCCGAATCGTGGACATTACACACAATCTTCCCCTTTTTCGACCGGACCTGGCGCTTCCCTTCCTGCTTGATTCGTTGCCGTGGTTTCCCCCAGACTCCTACCATCTGGTCATTGTTGACCCGGGAGTTGGCTCAGAGCGACAAGGGATCCTTATGCGAGGCTCCTTCGGATGGGTTGTCCTGCCTGACAATGGACTTCCCCACCAACTCCTAAAATGGATGGGTCCCTTGGAAGTTTATCTTCTGAATAAAAGTTCTTTTCCGAAAGAAAATTCCTCTCCGACATTTCAGGCCAGAGATTTTTTTGCACCGGCTCTTGTCCGCCTTATCCAGGAAAACCCTCTACTCGAATTCTCCTCCCCCATCAAAACCGAGATGTTGAAGACGATACCGGAACAACCCTCAGGAAGCTGTCTCGTCTGGAACACGGACCACTTCGGAAACATTCTTCTTGGTTATCATGTCAAAACCCCCCCTGCGGAAGTCGACATCCTCCTGGGTGGAGAAAAGATTCCTTTTGTAGGCAGATATCAGGACATCCGTCCCGGAGAATTGGGAATTCTCGTCAATAGTTCCCATTGGCTGGAAATTTTCAGCAGAGAAGATTCAGCTGCGAAGC